Proteins found in one Paenibacillus borealis genomic segment:
- a CDS encoding DMT family transporter: MKAEGALAWVFLTLAIVFELSGTISMKISHGFTRPWPSVLMFLFYGISFTSLNVALTSIRVGVAYAVWSGAGIILISIVGAMFFEERLTFSSLLWVTVIVAGIVGLNISAKGH; the protein is encoded by the coding sequence ATGAAGGCCGAAGGGGCGCTGGCTTGGGTGTTTCTCACGCTGGCGATTGTGTTCGAGCTCTCCGGCACCATTTCGATGAAAATCTCCCACGGCTTCACCCGGCCCTGGCCCTCCGTGCTGATGTTCCTGTTCTACGGGATCAGCTTCACCTCGCTCAATGTTGCCCTTACCTCCATCAGAGTTGGAGTTGCTTATGCGGTATGGTCGGGGGCAGGCATCATCCTGATCTCGATTGTGGGGGCTATGTTCTTTGAAGAACGGTTGACCTTCTCCTCACTCTTGTGGGTGACCGTAATCGTAGCCGGCATTGTGGGCCTAAACATTAGCGCCAAGGGACATTAG
- a CDS encoding metallophosphoesterase family protein: protein MNTSGHGGQPPLLTFQIITDTHVTADPAHEYNLNFGRALQDLAVHAQGSSGIMHIGDITDHGFAEEYAEVHRILQLHQASLPEILYTLGNHDVGLGHWESRLAMYTSRMGMPGPYHDHWIGGYHFIFLGTEEGLPTFCNLSDEQLKWLDRKLGEKAAVGPFPGTRVVDDLEIYMQPPVAHELDGQLELELESGAAALTERPIFLFLHQPLKDTVAGSLESQEWYGVTQDKELRSILAKYPQTLLFTGHTHWELEVDNTMHPGNGETATMFNAASVAYLWTNADEHKTGSQGFYVEVYADKVLIRGRDFTTGSWIEAAQYEVVNTVSVPGQSSEKSILNNQASL from the coding sequence ATGAACACAAGCGGACATGGCGGACAACCGCCGCTGTTAACCTTCCAGATTATTACCGACACCCATGTCACGGCCGATCCGGCACATGAATACAATCTGAATTTCGGACGGGCACTGCAGGATTTGGCCGTCCATGCGCAGGGCAGCAGCGGAATTATGCATATCGGGGATATCACGGATCATGGCTTCGCGGAGGAATATGCGGAGGTTCACCGTATTCTTCAGCTGCATCAGGCATCGCTGCCGGAGATCCTCTACACCCTGGGCAACCATGATGTGGGCCTCGGCCACTGGGAATCACGCCTTGCGATGTACACCTCCCGTATGGGTATGCCTGGTCCCTATCATGACCATTGGATCGGCGGCTATCATTTCATCTTCCTTGGAACTGAGGAGGGTCTGCCCACGTTCTGCAATCTGTCGGACGAACAGCTTAAGTGGCTGGACCGGAAGCTTGGGGAAAAAGCAGCTGTCGGACCGTTCCCCGGAACGCGGGTGGTGGATGACCTGGAGATTTACATGCAGCCTCCGGTTGCTCATGAGCTTGACGGGCAGCTGGAGCTGGAGCTGGAATCTGGCGCAGCAGCACTTACAGAACGGCCTATCTTCCTCTTCCTGCATCAGCCGCTGAAGGATACGGTAGCCGGCTCATTGGAGTCTCAGGAATGGTATGGCGTCACACAGGATAAGGAGCTGCGCTCCATTCTGGCGAAGTATCCGCAGACTCTGCTCTTCACCGGGCATACCCACTGGGAGCTTGAGGTCGATAATACGATGCACCCCGGCAACGGGGAGACAGCTACTATGTTCAATGCCGCTTCTGTGGCCTATCTCTGGACGAATGCGGATGAGCACAAGACTGGCAGCCAGGGCTTCTATGTGGAGGTCTACGCTGACAAAGTGCTTATCCGGGGACGTGATTTCACCACGGGAAGCTGGATCGAAGCAGCGCAATATGAGGTTGTTAACACCGTTAGTGTACCTGGGCAATCTTCTGAAAAGTCCATATTAAATAACCAAGCTTCATTATAA
- a CDS encoding MetQ/NlpA family ABC transporter substrate-binding protein yields MKATFGLTLLALALALAGCGNNKEAEETPAAASTEPVKIKVASLIPPMTDILDIVKPILKEEGVDMEVVVLSDNVQPNEALANKEVDANFFQHVPYMEQFNASKDAKLVAVQPVYDAIYGGYSKRYKSIDELPEGATLVMANDPSNIGRSLQMFADAGLITLKDGVGIQATQADITANTKNFKFEEVDLLMLARMLDDADLVAMTPAYASPLGLTPKKDALITEGEDSAFTITLVAREDNKDSEAIQKLAKAISGPEVKKFLEDNYADIALPAF; encoded by the coding sequence ATGAAAGCTACCTTCGGATTAACACTGCTTGCATTAGCACTCGCGCTTGCGGGCTGCGGAAACAACAAGGAAGCGGAAGAGACACCGGCTGCCGCCAGCACTGAACCTGTGAAGATCAAAGTAGCCTCGCTGATTCCGCCGATGACGGATATCCTTGATATTGTGAAGCCAATTCTGAAAGAAGAAGGGGTGGACATGGAGGTTGTGGTGCTGTCCGATAATGTGCAGCCGAACGAAGCGCTGGCGAACAAAGAGGTGGACGCGAACTTCTTCCAGCATGTGCCTTACATGGAGCAGTTCAATGCCAGCAAAGATGCGAAGCTCGTTGCGGTTCAACCGGTGTATGATGCCATTTATGGCGGTTACTCCAAGCGCTACAAGAGCATTGATGAACTGCCTGAGGGCGCAACCCTGGTGATGGCGAACGATCCTTCCAATATCGGGCGCTCCCTGCAAATGTTCGCAGATGCCGGACTGATCACGCTGAAGGATGGGGTAGGGATTCAGGCGACCCAGGCTGACATTACCGCCAATACCAAGAACTTTAAGTTCGAAGAGGTAGATCTCTTGATGCTGGCCCGGATGCTGGATGATGCAGATCTGGTAGCGATGACGCCTGCTTATGCCAGCCCGCTCGGCCTGACCCCTAAGAAGGATGCGCTGATTACCGAAGGTGAGGATTCCGCATTCACCATCACGCTTGTTGCCCGTGAGGACAACAAGGATTCCGAGGCGATCCAGAAGCTGGCCAAAGCGATCAGCGGCCCGGAAGTGAAGAAGTTCCTTGAGGATAATTACGCGGATATCGCGCTGCCTGCTTTTTGA
- a CDS encoding methionine ABC transporter permease — MFESMLKYQDQMWQSIGETFVMVGISVGAALLLGLPLGTLLYFCRKGQLYENRSLSLVLNSIVNVVRSFPFLLLVVALIPFTRLVVGTAIGTMAATVPLSIVAIAYYSRLVEQSLLEVPRGTIEAALSMGASRLGVIFKFLYVEARSGLVLGLTASTISFISFSTVMGVVGGGGVGDFAIRYGYQRFETEVMIYAILVMIVLVQLIQFTGSTLARLLDKR, encoded by the coding sequence ATGTTTGAGAGCATGCTGAAGTACCAGGATCAGATGTGGCAGTCGATCGGAGAGACCTTTGTGATGGTCGGAATCTCCGTAGGTGCTGCGCTGTTGCTGGGGCTTCCGCTGGGAACACTGCTGTATTTTTGCCGCAAAGGCCAGCTGTATGAGAACAGAAGCCTGTCGCTGGTGCTGAACAGCATCGTGAATGTGGTGCGTTCGTTTCCGTTCCTGCTGCTGGTGGTGGCTCTGATTCCATTCACCCGCCTGGTGGTGGGTACGGCAATTGGTACGATGGCGGCAACAGTGCCGTTATCTATCGTCGCTATTGCCTATTATTCACGGCTGGTGGAGCAGTCGCTGCTGGAGGTTCCGAGAGGAACGATTGAAGCTGCGCTATCCATGGGTGCATCCAGGCTGGGAGTCATCTTTAAGTTTCTGTATGTAGAGGCACGGTCCGGACTGGTGCTGGGACTGACTGCATCTACGATCAGCTTTATTTCTTTTTCAACAGTAATGGGTGTGGTCGGCGGCGGAGGGGTAGGCGATTTCGCTATCCGCTACGGATATCAGCGGTTCGAGACGGAAGTGATGATCTATGCCATTCTCGTCATGATTGTGCTGGTGCAATTGATTCAGTTCACAGGAAGTACGCTGGCAAGACTGCTGGATAAACGCTGA
- a CDS encoding methionine ABC transporter ATP-binding protein — translation MLSLSQVSKSFALKEGPYTAVDDVSLEVKAGAIHGIIGASGAGKSTLLRLINLLERPDTGTVTVDGKRLTELPDKELRQQRQRIGMIFQQFNLVGNATVSRNVAIPLELAGVPRATRMKRVLECLQFVGLADKADQYPAQLSGGQRQRVAIARALANNPKLLLCDEPTSALDPGTTADILGVLRHINDSLGVTVVIVTHELDVVRSICSEVSVMEDGRIVDSFSRDEGGFLPPGSHSGSYRERITGRTGEPYV, via the coding sequence ATTCTATCGCTGAGTCAGGTTAGCAAAAGCTTCGCTCTGAAGGAAGGCCCTTATACTGCTGTGGACGATGTATCGCTTGAAGTGAAGGCGGGTGCCATCCACGGTATTATCGGGGCAAGCGGTGCCGGCAAATCCACGCTACTGCGGCTGATCAATCTGCTGGAACGGCCCGATACGGGAACGGTGACTGTAGACGGCAAGCGGCTTACAGAGCTTCCGGACAAGGAGCTGCGGCAGCAGCGGCAAAGAATCGGCATGATCTTTCAGCAGTTCAATCTTGTCGGCAATGCCACTGTCAGCCGCAATGTGGCGATTCCGCTGGAGCTTGCCGGAGTGCCGCGTGCCACACGGATGAAGCGGGTGCTGGAATGTCTGCAATTTGTCGGGCTGGCGGACAAAGCGGACCAATACCCTGCACAGCTCAGCGGCGGGCAGCGCCAGCGGGTGGCCATTGCCCGGGCATTGGCGAACAATCCAAAGCTGCTGCTGTGCGACGAGCCGACCTCTGCGCTTGACCCGGGTACCACGGCGGATATCCTGGGTGTGCTCCGTCACATCAATGATTCACTCGGTGTTACCGTCGTTATAGTTACCCATGAGCTGGATGTCGTCCGGAGCATCTGCTCAGAGGTGTCTGTGATGGAAGACGGACGGATAGTGGATTCCTTTTCCCGGGATGAGGGCGGCTTTCTCCCGCCGGGGAGCCATTCAGGTTCCTACCGGGAGAGAATTACCGGAAGAACGGGGGAACCCTATGTTTGA
- a CDS encoding endo-1,4-beta-xylanase, protein MRERPDFKEPALKAVFADDFKIGAAVNPRMIASQETLLAYHFNSITAENEMKFESLHPAEEIYRFGAADQLAAFARKHGMAMRGHTLVWHNQTTDWLFEDKTHGAVDKNTLLARLKGHIETVVGRYRGDIYAWDVVNEAIADEGGELLRPSKWLEIAGPDFIAEAFRYAHEADPQALLFYNDYNESDPQKRDKIYTLMKSLIEKEVPVHGVGLQAHWNLYDPGLDEIRTAIEKYASLGLQLQLTELDMSLFRFEDRRMDLKAPPEELLELQAERYEAVFRLLKEYRGVISSVTFWGAADDYTWLDDFPVRGRKNWPFLFDEKHQPKPAYHRIVPGNLR, encoded by the coding sequence GTGAGAGAAAGACCGGACTTCAAGGAGCCTGCACTGAAAGCGGTGTTCGCAGATGATTTCAAGATCGGCGCAGCGGTCAATCCGCGGATGATTGCTTCTCAGGAAACGCTGCTGGCCTATCATTTCAACAGCATTACTGCCGAGAATGAGATGAAATTCGAGAGTCTGCATCCGGCAGAAGAAATCTATCGTTTCGGGGCGGCGGATCAGCTGGCAGCCTTTGCCCGGAAGCATGGCATGGCGATGCGCGGGCACACCCTCGTATGGCATAATCAGACAACCGATTGGCTGTTTGAGGACAAAACGCACGGCGCAGTAGACAAGAATACGCTGCTGGCCCGGCTCAAGGGTCATATTGAGACCGTGGTCGGGCGATACCGGGGAGATATTTATGCCTGGGATGTGGTCAATGAAGCTATTGCCGATGAAGGCGGGGAGCTGCTGCGCCCATCCAAATGGCTGGAGATTGCCGGACCTGACTTCATTGCCGAAGCGTTTCGGTACGCGCATGAAGCGGACCCGCAGGCGCTGCTCTTCTACAATGACTATAATGAATCCGACCCGCAGAAGCGGGACAAAATTTACACGCTCATGAAGTCCCTGATTGAGAAGGAGGTACCGGTGCACGGTGTCGGCTTGCAGGCTCACTGGAATCTGTATGATCCGGGCCTGGATGAGATCCGCACCGCGATTGAGAAATATGCTTCGCTCGGTCTTCAGCTGCAGCTTACGGAGCTGGATATGTCGCTGTTCCGTTTCGAGGACAGACGCATGGATCTTAAGGCTCCCCCTGAGGAGCTGCTTGAGCTGCAGGCGGAGCGGTACGAAGCCGTGTTCCGGCTGCTGAAGGAATATCGCGGGGTCATCTCCTCTGTCACCTTCTGGGGTGCAGCCGATGATTACACCTGGCTGGATGATTTCCCGGTCCGGGGACGGAAGAACTGGCCGTTTCTGTTCGATGAGAAGCATCAGCCGAAGCCTGCGTATCACCGGATTGTGCCGGGGAACCTGCGCTGA
- a CDS encoding carbohydrate ABC transporter permease produces the protein MKKSLGTGRLEPILFTSFNTVFMICLVLVTLYPFINTIAVSFNEGNDTIRGGIYLWPREWTFQNYKAIFATGTIFDAFLVSVARTVISTILNIFLTTMLAYTLSRREYVFRQPITVIFVLTMYFSAGLIPNYFLIKDLHLLNSFWVYIFPSMISAFNMIVIRTYIGTIPESLLESAKIDGAGDFKIFMRVVFPLCKPVLATIALFVAVGAWNSWFDAFIYTSSRQNLSTLQYELMKLLSSTMNSNSNPTVQNGVGMDQNSARAMVTPLSIRAAITVVASVPILMVYPFMQKYFVVGLNVGSVKE, from the coding sequence ATGAAAAAGAGCTTAGGCACCGGAAGGCTTGAACCGATTCTGTTTACCTCCTTCAATACGGTCTTTATGATCTGTCTGGTGCTTGTGACATTATATCCATTCATCAATACGATTGCTGTTTCATTTAACGAAGGGAATGATACGATCCGCGGCGGCATTTACTTATGGCCGAGAGAATGGACCTTTCAGAACTACAAGGCAATCTTTGCCACCGGAACTATTTTCGATGCTTTCCTGGTTTCAGTAGCCCGTACAGTGATTTCTACGATTCTTAACATTTTTCTGACCACCATGCTCGCTTACACCTTAAGCCGGAGGGAATATGTATTCCGCCAGCCGATTACGGTTATCTTTGTGCTAACGATGTATTTCAGCGCCGGTCTGATCCCGAACTATTTCCTGATCAAGGATCTGCACCTGTTGAACAGCTTTTGGGTGTATATTTTCCCGTCGATGATCAGCGCATTCAATATGATCGTCATCCGTACCTATATCGGAACCATCCCGGAGAGCCTGCTGGAATCGGCCAAAATTGACGGCGCCGGGGATTTCAAAATATTCATGCGGGTGGTGTTTCCGCTCTGCAAGCCGGTGCTGGCTACCATCGCACTGTTTGTGGCTGTCGGCGCGTGGAACTCCTGGTTTGATGCCTTTATCTATACCTCATCCAGACAGAACCTCAGTACGCTGCAATATGAGCTGATGAAGCTGCTGTCCTCAACGATGAATTCCAACAGCAACCCTACTGTACAAAACGGGGTGGGGATGGATCAGAATTCAGCAAGAGCAATGGTGACGCCGCTCTCCATACGGGCAGCCATCACAGTCGTGGCCTCTGTGCCAATCCTTATGGTGTACCCGTTTATGCAGAAGTATTTTGTCGTTGGCCTCAATGTCGGCAGTGTGAAAGAATAG
- a CDS encoding ABC transporter permease, translated as MDETLEIDTVVRHPKKNRKKKKQPVTWRLIKNQNQLIWMSVPLMLYIILFAYVPVWGWTMAFQNYKPAKSFGEQEWVGLKQFKFLFTDDNFIRVLRNTLAMGLINLILGFVTAIVLALLLNEIKKVFWKRTVQTISYLPHFLSWIIVTGIVATSLSINDGIVNIVLMKLHLIKEPILWLSEGKYFWGIVGASHVWKEVGWNTIIYLAAIASIDPALYEAAEIDGANRYKKMMFVTLPGIKATIVILMIMSIGHVLEAGFEVQYLLGNGLVVDWAETIDIFVLKYGLAQGNYSLATAGGIFKTVVSVTLLLMANGISKRLGEERLL; from the coding sequence ATGGATGAGACCCTAGAAATAGATACTGTCGTCCGGCATCCGAAGAAGAACCGAAAAAAGAAAAAGCAGCCGGTTACCTGGCGTTTGATTAAAAACCAGAATCAGCTTATTTGGATGTCAGTGCCCCTGATGCTCTATATTATCCTCTTTGCCTATGTTCCCGTTTGGGGCTGGACCATGGCTTTTCAGAACTACAAGCCGGCTAAGTCCTTCGGGGAGCAGGAATGGGTAGGACTTAAGCAATTCAAGTTTCTGTTTACCGATGATAACTTCATTCGTGTCCTGCGCAATACGCTGGCGATGGGGCTCATCAATCTGATTCTCGGTTTTGTTACGGCCATCGTGCTTGCGCTGCTGCTGAATGAAATCAAGAAAGTATTCTGGAAAAGAACCGTGCAGACGATCTCTTATCTGCCCCACTTCTTGTCCTGGATTATCGTTACCGGCATTGTGGCCACCTCGCTGTCCATCAATGACGGGATTGTGAATATCGTTCTGATGAAGCTGCATCTGATTAAAGAGCCGATCCTATGGCTCAGTGAAGGAAAGTATTTCTGGGGAATTGTAGGGGCATCGCATGTGTGGAAGGAAGTGGGCTGGAACACCATTATTTATCTGGCGGCCATTGCCTCCATTGATCCTGCACTTTATGAAGCTGCCGAAATTGACGGCGCTAACCGCTACAAGAAGATGATGTTTGTAACCTTGCCTGGCATTAAAGCAACGATTGTAATTCTGATGATTATGTCCATAGGACATGTCCTGGAAGCGGGCTTTGAAGTGCAGTACCTGCTCGGCAACGGGCTTGTTGTAGACTGGGCGGAAACGATAGATATCTTCGTGCTTAAATACGGGCTTGCCCAAGGGAATTATTCACTCGCGACTGCTGGCGGGATTTTCAAAACGGTCGTCAGCGTAACATTGCTGCTTATGGCTAATGGAATTTCTAAGCGGCTTGGGGAAGAGAGGCTGTTATAG
- a CDS encoding sugar ABC transporter substrate-binding protein codes for MGGKSKAMYKVSLIVLLSLSFALSGCGGNNNNTAGKAEETAAAGTASANTEGKIEPFNVSVFIGAAGQQPTPDNKIYKKIKEETGATFDMEFLAGDINQKLGVMIAGQDYPDLMTGNTKLTAAGAYIPLEDLIEEYAPNLKAHYADYWNMMKDPNDGHIYILPNYGVYNGKVNSSWYSGPAFWIQKAVLKEFNYPQVKTLDQYFDLIEQYKAKYPKIDGSPTIGFEILNYDWKNWGLFNAPQHLIGHPNDGGVVVNDGVAEIFADKDYAKQYYQKLNEINQKGLIDKETFVQNYDQYMAKLSSGTVLGMFDQHWNFNAAEDSLTTQGKIERTYVGLPLVYDESTKDYYRDLAVLNLNNGFGISINAKNAVQIIKLLDTLIQEDWQKTFSWGVEGEDYIVENGRFMRTQEQRDNAADATWQLANKAKAMFDYLPKTEGSFSDGNSTDAAAQPEEYKAGLKPFDKEVLDAYGYDSYVDFFSEPPANPVYYPAWSIDLIEGSDAKIASTKLNELQTKFLPKAILADPADFDSVWTDYTGQIQKANVKAYEDKINEQIKWRIENWSK; via the coding sequence ATGGGGGGCAAGTCGAAAGCGATGTACAAGGTTTCCCTGATTGTTCTGTTATCCCTAAGCTTCGCGCTATCCGGCTGCGGGGGCAACAACAACAATACCGCAGGCAAAGCTGAAGAGACAGCTGCGGCAGGAACCGCTTCAGCTAACACGGAAGGCAAGATAGAACCGTTCAACGTAAGCGTATTTATCGGCGCGGCCGGACAACAGCCGACACCGGACAACAAGATCTACAAGAAGATCAAGGAAGAAACAGGAGCCACCTTCGATATGGAATTCCTGGCAGGCGACATTAACCAGAAGCTGGGCGTTATGATTGCCGGCCAGGATTACCCGGACCTCATGACCGGGAATACCAAGCTTACAGCAGCAGGGGCTTATATTCCGCTGGAAGACCTGATTGAAGAGTACGCGCCAAATTTGAAAGCGCATTATGCGGATTACTGGAACATGATGAAGGACCCGAATGACGGTCATATTTATATCCTGCCTAACTACGGTGTATACAATGGTAAGGTCAACAGCTCATGGTATTCGGGACCTGCCTTCTGGATTCAAAAAGCAGTCCTCAAGGAATTCAATTATCCGCAGGTGAAGACACTGGATCAATACTTTGACCTGATTGAGCAGTATAAGGCGAAATATCCGAAGATCGACGGAAGCCCGACGATAGGATTCGAAATTCTGAACTATGACTGGAAAAACTGGGGTCTGTTCAATGCGCCGCAGCATCTGATCGGCCATCCCAATGATGGCGGAGTGGTTGTAAATGACGGCGTAGCTGAGATTTTTGCAGACAAAGATTATGCGAAGCAATACTACCAGAAGCTGAATGAAATCAACCAGAAGGGTCTGATCGATAAAGAGACCTTTGTACAGAACTATGACCAGTATATGGCGAAGCTGTCCAGCGGTACCGTTCTGGGGATGTTCGACCAGCACTGGAACTTCAACGCTGCTGAGGATTCACTGACTACCCAAGGTAAAATTGAACGTACCTATGTAGGCCTTCCGCTCGTATATGACGAGTCGACCAAAGACTACTACCGCGATCTTGCGGTTCTGAACCTTAACAATGGCTTCGGCATCAGTATCAATGCCAAAAACGCCGTGCAGATTATCAAGCTGCTCGACACCCTGATCCAGGAAGACTGGCAGAAAACCTTCTCCTGGGGTGTTGAAGGCGAAGATTATATCGTGGAGAACGGCAGATTTATGAGAACCCAGGAACAGCGTGACAATGCAGCGGATGCCACCTGGCAGCTGGCCAACAAAGCCAAAGCGATGTTTGACTACCTGCCAAAAACAGAGGGAAGCTTCAGTGACGGCAACTCAACCGATGCCGCTGCACAGCCTGAAGAATACAAAGCGGGCCTGAAGCCTTTCGATAAGGAAGTGCTTGATGCGTATGGATATGACTCTTACGTGGACTTCTTCAGCGAACCGCCGGCCAACCCTGTCTATTATCCTGCCTGGTCCATCGACCTGATTGAAGGCTCGGATGCCAAAATAGCCAGTACTAAACTAAATGAGCTGCAGACCAAGTTCCTGCCTAAAGCCATTCTTGCCGACCCGGCTGACTTCGATTCCGTATGGACCGACTATACCGGACAGATCCAAAAGGCTAATGTGAAGGCTTATGAAGACAAGATCAATGAGCAGATTAAGTGGAGAATTGAGAACTGGAGTAAATAA
- a CDS encoding response regulator produces the protein MKYKVLLIDDEPSALEGMQLWIDWEELGFELCGTCGNGREGLRLMKQLQPDLVITDVNMPLMNGLEMIEAWQQQDAVRPKFVILSGYSEFEYARTAISYGISHYLLKPVFPEEAAEELREIHQELEQEESRRTIHEIASEEEVAVLIRALLYGKKAEPVLQELLDGLPGFQGIGAWNLCLIQTAPELYAELRGRAAALLTAYLAMVMMDLEAGMLGIVYGIPADSRDGSAIEGGLKSLRQEYSSGQIYMAIGAPETSLPDIAESYRSAKEALLHFFYHPEHAGVMVYREIEGNPFSYHYDHIRLMDALLDSVNLLDADSYRKALEEAEHSFRAQHVAPEVVKKFVIHLMYRISELAAGAEDSGVEQGAAVFGIPEIQQAMLPLNALLSHLLSCGEMAIDLLIREQNQKSHGIVQEINEYIGAHFQESLSIQKLAEVFFLHPVYLGQLLIKKNGMTFNEQLHHLRIQEAAVLLRGSKLKLSEIAERVGYVNYGQFLKRFEKEMHMGPNEYRHAKF, from the coding sequence GTGAAATACAAAGTATTATTGATTGATGATGAGCCGAGTGCCCTTGAAGGCATGCAGCTGTGGATTGATTGGGAGGAACTCGGCTTCGAATTGTGCGGAACCTGCGGCAACGGCCGGGAGGGGCTGCGGCTGATGAAGCAGCTGCAGCCGGATCTGGTAATTACAGATGTGAATATGCCGCTTATGAATGGTCTGGAGATGATAGAGGCCTGGCAGCAGCAGGATGCAGTCAGACCCAAGTTCGTGATTCTGAGCGGCTACAGTGAATTTGAATATGCCCGCACAGCCATCAGCTACGGAATCAGCCACTATCTGCTAAAGCCGGTCTTTCCGGAGGAGGCGGCCGAGGAGTTGCGGGAAATTCATCAGGAGCTGGAACAGGAGGAGAGCCGCAGAACGATTCATGAGATTGCCTCTGAAGAGGAGGTGGCGGTCTTGATTAGAGCACTGCTGTACGGCAAAAAAGCCGAACCGGTGCTTCAGGAGCTGCTGGATGGCCTGCCTGGCTTTCAGGGAATCGGCGCCTGGAACCTTTGTCTGATTCAGACTGCCCCGGAGCTGTATGCAGAGCTGCGGGGCAGGGCGGCTGCGCTGCTGACTGCGTATCTGGCCATGGTGATGATGGATCTGGAAGCGGGCATGCTCGGGATTGTATATGGTATACCGGCAGACAGCCGTGATGGCAGTGCAATAGAAGGGGGGCTGAAAAGCCTCCGGCAGGAGTATAGCAGTGGACAGATCTATATGGCAATTGGAGCACCGGAGACCTCCTTGCCGGATATCGCGGAGAGTTACCGCAGTGCCAAAGAGGCTTTACTGCATTTCTTTTATCATCCTGAGCATGCCGGGGTTATGGTTTACCGGGAGATAGAGGGCAATCCCTTCAGCTATCATTATGACCACATCCGTCTGATGGATGCCCTGCTGGATTCTGTTAATCTGCTGGATGCGGACAGTTACCGTAAGGCGCTGGAGGAAGCGGAGCACAGCTTCCGTGCACAGCATGTGGCGCCGGAGGTGGTGAAGAAATTTGTGATTCATCTCATGTACCGGATCTCCGAACTCGCGGCCGGGGCGGAAGATAGTGGTGTAGAGCAGGGGGCTGCAGTCTTTGGAATTCCGGAGATCCAGCAGGCGATGCTTCCGCTGAATGCTTTGCTCAGCCACTTATTATCCTGTGGCGAAATGGCAATAGACCTCCTGATACGTGAGCAGAATCAAAAATCGCATGGCATTGTGCAGGAGATTAACGAGTATATCGGTGCGCATTTTCAGGAGAGTCTGAGCATTCAGAAGCTTGCAGAGGTCTTCTTCCTGCATCCCGTCTATCTGGGGCAATTACTGATTAAGAAGAACGGCATGACTTTCAATGAGCAGCTGCATCATCTGCGGATTCAGGAGGCGGCGGTTCTGCTGCGCGGCAGCAAGCTGAAGCTCTCGGAGATAGCTGAACGTGTAGGCTATGTCAATTACGGCCAGTTTTTGAAACGGTTTGAAAAGGAGATGCACATGGGCCCGAACGAGTACCGCCATGCAAAGTTCTAA